The following is a genomic window from Falco peregrinus isolate bFalPer1 chromosome Z, bFalPer1.pri, whole genome shotgun sequence.
ACCAGGAAGTTTTAAAGATTAACAGTATGTCCATAAGAGAGTGCCAGTTTTATCCCATAGGTATGAAAAAAGTACCTCtaccaccaccaaaaaataGACTGAGAGCAGAGCAAGACATCACACAAGGAGCAGTGAGGAGGATACCTGATGCCCATTTTGTTGGGAAAGTAATCAGATTGGAACCTTAAGCCTAACTCAGAGCAGCAGCTAAAAAAGTTAGTGAGTGTAACACTCACCACGACAATGCCTGAGTAGCTTTGTGGACTGAACTTCAAATCTCTACACCTCTGCTGCCCACCTCAGTGAAGAGCATGATTGCCCTGTTCCACAGGGCAGTTTGATAACATTCTCATTCATTCTAAATGAAGAGGCTGAAATTAGGTAGAGTGATTTTTCCACCATGAGCACCCACCCAAAAGTTAAGATCAAAGAGGTGCTAAAAAATTATGGGGATCCCACGTCCAGGACAGCTGTAATTCAGAATGTGAGacactgctgcaggaggaggtgcATCAGTAGTAAAATCAAGAAATTATCAAGGAGTGGAGAAAGATGTACTCTTTAGCTGGCATGAgtgttaaataataataaataataaaacaatccTTCTAGTCCTGATGTCCCTCCCAGAGGGATGGGTATTGTCGTGAGGAAGGGGCTGGCAGGATCCCCATGTGCTTGGGCAGGAGCACCGTGAGCCACATCCCAGGCAGCAATGCTGGTGGGGCCAGGTGCAGCGCTGGGGAGAAGGTCCTGGCTCCTGGTGGGCAGCCAGCTGAGCAGGGCCAGAGAGTCTGGAGGTAAGGAAAagcttccctgcctccccctgctgAGGACAGCTGACCAGTGCGGCCAGGATTCAGGGACATGGTGCCACCTCCCTCCTTGGAGGGCTTCCAGTCCCCACAGGGTAATGCCCAGAGCCCCGGTCTGACCCCGGAGTGGAGACTGCCTGAGGTCCCTGCTGGCCTGAATGATGATCCAACGTTCTCAATTCAAGGAGGACACCTGAATGCTGGAGAGGATTCCTGGAAGACCTAATTAAGGATGAATTGGGTAACTGGAaaagctgcagtgcagagcaaGATTTTAAGGATCTCAATCTTTACCTCATTAGCAGCAGGTTAGTGCATGCATTGATCACTGTCCCTAAGTACCACTTAGGAAGCACAGACCTGGTAACAGAGGGCTTTTCAGCCTGCCAGAAGGTATAACAGGATCCAGCGACTGAGACAAAGAAAGTCTcggaaagaaaaaacatggcaattttaaaaatgaacataattaagtatttaatttgtGGAAATCTTCTAGTCTCAGCACAATGTAAGTAGGCTCAATTATAGCTGGCACTTGGCCCTTCTACTCTGGGAAACCTGAGTACtgaataacatttctttttcaaaaaggatCAACATAGGAGAGAGTTTTTTCTaaccaaacaaatgaaagaCACATATCAGCCACTGACTGAGAAGGTGTAAAGATAAAGTGTAGGAAGAGAGCCTGTGGAGGGAAAGAAACCTGAGCCCAAAGGAAACAAAGGTATGGAGTTGCACAGGTGACAACTATAAACTGACATTacagggaagacaaaaagaagagaGATTTGAACTAACTCAATTCATTCTGGCTTTCTTGTGATAGCTCTACAGGGTTAACAAGAACATATTTTGTCAGCAAATCAGGCCTGAGGTCTCTGACTTTGCAGCACATAACAAGGAGGAGATTTATGTGGGGCAGGAATCACCTTTCTGTGTTGAGAAGGTGTTATGCCACTTGTATTGCCTCTGGCCAGTACCATTAGGGGAGTACGATTTATGGTTGTTGTCAGGCTGTAAGAGCAGCATACCCGACTCTGGATGCACATGCAGAGCAGTCCTTCATCGTGTCCCAGACCTTAACCAATGTTGCACAGTGTGGAACTGTGCTTTGCAGTTCCATTACAACTGGATGAAAAGGTGAATCAGAAAGTTAGATAAATGAGACAGATAACAGCATGCACATGATTAATATTTATCTCTAAGTAGTACAAACGTAACAGAAGAGAGCAATAGTTAGCTGAAAATGCACTAGTAACACATGTAAGTGTAAAGCACAGGCGTTTGGGAGAAATGGCATAATTAACAAGGAATTTCAATACTTCCTGCAGGTCTGGTGCTGAGCTAGACTTAGAAGCAACAGTCAGCACCTGCCCTAATACCGtagcagcattaaaaatatattaaaaatagcaaGTTTTCAGTGTGGTCAGGAGTGTACTTCCAGATCAAATCAGattcttttaaaagacatagaaaataattagcaaatttttctccttttgttatAGTCTTGTGTTGGATGTTGCTTTAGTTACATTAGGGGGTGTTAGTAATGTGAGTGGAGAAGAGCTCTGACTAAGGAAACTGTagagctgataaaaaaaaaattaattcctagtAGGCATGGTTGCTGGTGTGAAAAAGTTTGAGGATGCCTTCTGGGCATTGAAAATGCCTTTCATTAACACTTAAGCAGTCAAGTGGCAAGATTCATTATATCTAAAAAGCCCAGTACATTTAattccctccttttcattagtGTTTCCTGTTTACTAAGTGCTGCATGGATACCTAGCGGGCCAGAGGCTGAGCTGTTGCAGATACCATACAGTACCATGTCAGTCACATACCGTGCTGTGCAGTCAGGGTGAGGTTCCTAACAGAGCACCGTGCACCAAGAAGCCTGCTGTTTGAGCAACTCTTGAACTGCCACCATCTCCTCTACAGGCATTTCCTCCCAGCTGTCCCAATCATCTTCAATGGAAAACGGTGTTTTGACCAGCTAGGCTCTTCAGACCCAAAATACTGAAAGGAATCCATTCAAAGAAATGAGCAGAGCATCGGTACAATGAATGCAGTGACTTCTTCAGTGTAAATTATACGTGCAAGTTACAGTAGCCCCATAAATTTCACTCTGGCAGCATCATTCCAAGGCTACTCTATCATCCTGCTGTTGGAGTATGTGATCAGAAGGtcagaaaagctgatttttagttttttctgtttattttcttcttttctagtCTCTGTACCAATGACTCCATGTAAGGTTAGTAAAACGATACACCAAGCTAGAATTAGAAAATACTCCAAATAGCGCACACTTAAAGTACCAAACAATTTGTTTCCTAAGTGGGTAAAGTTCTGACAGCAAAGAATTCTTGCGAGAGCATGGTCTGTATTTATCCTGTTCTTGAATGATGAGTGCTTAGCAGAAGCCTGCTAAGATCAAGAACTTTATCCATTATTCAATACCAACAATCCTGCTTTTTGTAAAAGTACGAAACCTTGCCTATCAGCAGCGTTTCCTTTCtgcaaagatgctttctttataactggtgctgcaggggtttttttctgcaagtcagTGAACAGCCCAAGTTTTGTTtaattgctgcatttttatttttattcattctaTGCATTTAAAAGGCTGCTGTGGCTGGAACGGAAAGGAGGTTGTTACACTGTCAAATATTTCTCCTGTAGGCTGACaaaaagaagctgtttcttAACCTGATGGCAATGAAAGACAGCAAATGAATCATTGCTTGAGGAAACCAATTTATTTAGTCACTGTGTGTCACTTATTTATTACTTACCAGCACATGCTGTTCGttcaattaaatataaaaacctgAAGTTCTCTTCcagccctccaccaccacaatttttaaaaacatacaacaaacaagaaaaattacataaatcTGCAGTGCTAAAGCAGAATCCTTTGGGTTTATTGTGCTTCTCTTGTTTTAATTAAGCCTTGTTTATTAAACTTCTGCAGATAAGGTATGGGGATTATTAATCTTACTCATTAGCAAAAGATAAAAGTTACCAGGGAGAGAGGACATTATAAAAGCAGAGTTTAAAGTTCCCCACTGAgatacacattaaaaaaaatgaaatgaagtaGTGAGACCAAGTGTTGATTACAGTATTTTATCAATAAAAATACAAGGAGCtgcaaacagcaaacatttttctcccttttacaTTCAGAGGAATAAGGAATGAAAACTCCTACATGTACATCATTTATAACACTAGCAGTACATGTACACAGCATCTCACAATATAATCAGATGTACAAAGAACTCACACACATTCCAGTACTGTCTTTCTTACTGCATCCACGTCCTTTTTTTCAAGACATGTTATGCGCTGGTAACAGAATTCTTGTTCCTGAGACAATTCACTCTTCTTTGCTTAACAGTGCAATTAATATGGAAAGCCTTCCTTAtaaacataaaacataaaataacacAAACATAAAATCTACTGGTCCATAGATAATTTGGCATTTGGAGATTTTCTTAATATGTATAATTGCTAAAGTAACAACAAGTTACAGTTACTTTACCCAAGACCCTTTTCCAATGTTAAATGGATAGTCTGAATTGCAATTCTAACCAGAATTCAACTCTAATGTATCAACCGTGTCAAAACACCCCCCACTGATTCCTGACTTTGTAGTTTTCAACGATAAGCGTATATTACACCCCAACAGGTTTATGAGCTGCCATTCTCTGCTGACCACAGCTCTCACTTCAGTCAAGCTCACTCCCTTTGGCCTGTTGATATTTAGTGAACAATACTGGCAACATTCCTTCTTCTGCAGCAAGTGGAGGTAAAATCTGGGGCCCTGTAGCTCCCTGCTCTCTCCCTCTGTTGCTTATGGCTTGGCTTCCCGATACAAATTTCAGTGTTAATTTAGGGCTGTGGCAGTAAAGCGACACGCTTTCAAAGGTCCACTAAAAAGCAATTGAGTCATTCCTAGGTTTGACAAGTCATACTTTTTGCAAGACAATAAAAATCTttagtaaaattaatttctccattCTCACACAatcaatgttttcattaaaacatccCAATGGAGCAAAAGTGCAAGGAAGAGGATTCACCAGACTGGAATGACCCTAGCCTGCAAAGAGACATAGATGCCTGCAGAGACTCATTATTCTTGCTTCAGGACCAAGACTGACCCACTGGAGATTTAGCAAAACCATGATCTACCAATTCCTCTATCAGTTTATTTCAGCAAAGGAGTAATTTACTGATGATAAACATCATCATGCCAAAGACATAAACATACTCTTAAAatgacaaaagcagagaaactgtTGCATTGGTCTCTCCTGCAAAGCAGATACAACTATTGTCCTTTTGAAAAGAATATGCAGATTAGCTAATGAAAAAACTGATGAAGCTCTAGTGTTATGCGACCTAACACCAGTATTTGGCAAGAGACATATCTGAAGGGCTTAAATTCTGCCTAAATCCTGATATCGAACTCTCTCTACCATTGGATTCCAGCTCTTGAGAGGTGCCCACACAGTATGGAAGAGTAGGCTCAGGAATTTAAAGGGAACTTCCAACTGTCTAAATAGGGCCCAACTATGGTAGATGCTACCTGTTTTGCATTCCTGGGAATAATACTAATAGCTCTATGGCATTTTAGTACAAAGACCAATTCCATAAGAAACCTATTTCTTTAAACCACCCTTTTTTACATAGTTAAACAAGAAGGCAATCCATTAATAGAGTGGCTTAGATCCACTGAGTATGTAAAAGGCTTAGCAAAAAGCTAAGATGGAAAAGACGAAGATGGAAAAGACGAAGATGGAAAAGACGAAGATGGAAAAGACGAAGATGGAAAAGACGAAGATGGAAAAGACGAAGATGATGGAAAAGACGAAGATGATGGAAAAGACGAAGATGATGGAAAAGACGAAGATGATGGAAAAGACGAAGATGATGGAAAAGACGAAGATGATGGAAAAGACGAAGATGATGGAAAAGACGAAGATGATGGAAAAGACGAAGATGATGGAAAAGACGAAGATGATGGAAAAGACGAAGATGGAAAAGACATTGCCTGCCTTTACAATGGCAGGAGGTCCCTTCAGTTAATTTTCCAGTACTGCATCCACTGAAGTTTCAGCGTGCCTCTACGTTGATGCCCTGATGAGGCCTGATAAGCAAGCTGGAAAAGATATCAAACaattaatcttaatttttcttggAATACAGAGCAGACAGCTTCATAAAAAGATAATCTATGGACTGCCTTTATTTATAACAAAGCAATCCTACAGCCAAATGATGACCTGTACAGCCAAAGTAACAGgacactgcagcaggagcactAGGATGTGCAGTGCATAGAAACTCCCCTTTAGGGAGAAAATGCTACAGCTGCTAAATCTTGATGAAGAACAACCTACCTGTCCCCAGGTGCAGCAAACTGGGTTATGTATCATCAGCCTGAAGTGTCACATTAGAACTGAATTAACCAGGGTCCTGGTCTCAGCCTTCCCACTCATCTCAAGACAACGAGAGCACTGCTTCATCCTTACACTTCAACATTTCATCTAAGTATACATATAACAAAATTTCCTTGCTCCTACCTTGTATTTGTCTAAATTGCAAGTCATTCCCCTTTACTATTCTGTTCCCATCACCTTTTCTTGTAGGGAAAAGTAATGCTTACAACTTGTTCATACAGCTTGTGTTCTTAGTATACAAGGGTTTGAAGCAGACGTTGGTAGAGCAAGACAGCCCCCTAGTGTGGATGCAATTCAAAAGTTTAATTTCCATACAATTATGGAAATTTACTTTAACCAGACTACACATGGTAACAATTACAGTCAGCTTGCTTAAAAAAACATACCAATAATCAGATGTAGATTGGCAACTTTAACAGCTAGTTTACATTTGGATCAGTTCAGCTACCATTTTTGAGTGAAGATCTACATCACTTCAACTACATGGAATAAAATTGCGGACCTTCATTCTGCTGCCTCGTATCTCAAGGACAGGAATAACCTGGGATATCACTTGTGCAAGATAATCCAGCACCATTTTCAGCAGCTGGATTTTCACTGCTCATTCTATTGGGCCAACGCAGCAAATTCAATGAGGATGCTGATCCAGGTTAGAAGGAACAAATGGAGAGGACTCTCTGCTCCCATGAGCTTCCTGACATGGTTCTCTACATACCCACATAAACACTAGCTGCACAAGAGTGGTACAGGAAGGAAGAGACAAGGAGGCAGCCTGGGAACAAATAACCTAACTGGTCCGTCACCAGTATTCATGTTCAGCTTGAATGCCTTTGCCAGTACTGTATTTCTCCCTGTCTTTACAGGCAAGTTTCAACATGTTTAGACTAAACAAGCTTTTGTAGTCATGTCTCTTGTCATGCAttcctctctctggtgacctTAGAAGATTTTGTCTCATTTGTTCTGCTCTCAATAGATACATCTTTGATACAGACACACAGTATTGCAGGGAAgtaaagctgaggttttgtaaGTAAAGTAAGATTGACTGGagtctgaaaatggaaaatgggaTGCAAGATCATAGATTTGACAATTCACAGTGTAAGACACTCGTCTAAAACAACTTTGCAGAACCATTAG
Proteins encoded in this region:
- the LOC129782740 gene encoding high mobility group nucleosome-binding domain-containing protein 5-like, yielding MTYLVVKGNAVDVVYLDLGKAFDISHGILLVTLAAQGLDSCDGKDEDGKDEDGKDEDGKDEDGKDEDGKDEDDGKDEDDGKDEDDGKDEDDGKDEDDGKDEDDGKDEDDGKDEDDGKDEDDGKDEDDGKDEDGKDIACLYNGRRSLQLIFQYCIH